In Colletotrichum higginsianum IMI 349063 chromosome 1, whole genome shotgun sequence, one genomic interval encodes:
- a CDS encoding Glucanase — protein sequence MAPTFSSRLGLAATTLFFLGLTTAQRQIGPVENHPPLTTWRCTKAGGCTEVNNFVVLDSLAHNVYQEANGASCGSWGNPPNATACPTKEACAENCVQEGLDDYSRVGVSTDGGAMTMYQLRNGAQVSPRVYLLDPSKERYEMMHLTGKEFTFDVDVSRLPCGMNSALYTSEMEADGGKSELNKGGARHGTGYCDAQCYTTPFINGEANIEGYGSCCNEMDIWEANSRAVHVAPHPCNQTGVYLCEGEECAFEGVCDKNGCAWNPYRVNTPGTYGRGPEFKVDTTRPFTVITQFPADAAGVLTEIHRLYIQDGRLVRSEVVNNPDLPQVNYLNDEFCEATGSRRFMDLGAHREMGESFNRGVVLAFSIWWDAGGGMRWLDGAPEAGPCDATEGFPENVVKVEPNPVVTFSNIKWGELGSTFKPTCKNKPRNL from the exons ATGGCTCCAACATTCTCCTcccgcctcggcctggcAGCCACtaccctcttcttcctcggtcTCACAACCGCCCAGCGCCAGATCGGACCGGTCGAGAACCACCCGCCTCTGACGACGTGGCGCTGcaccaaggccggcggctgcACCGAGGTCAACAACTTCGTCGTGCTAGACTCCCTCGCCCACAATGTCTACCAGGAGGCCAACGGCGCGTCCTGCGGCTCTTGGGGCAACCCGCCCAACGCGACGGCGTGCCCGACCAAGGAGGCCTGCGCCGAGAACTGCGTCCaggagggcctcgacgactacagccgcgtcggcgtctccacggacggcggcgccatgaCCATGTACCAGCTCCGCAACGGCGCCCAAGTCTCCCCGCGCGTCTACCTCCTCGACCCGTCCAAGGAGAGGTACGAGATGATGCACCTGACAGGCAAGGAGTTCACCTTTGACGTCGACGTCTCGCGGCTGCCGTGCGGCATGAACAGCGCGCTGTACACCTCCGAGATGGAGGCTGATGGCGGCAAGAGTGAGCTCAACAAGGGCGGCGCGCGCCACGGCACCGGCTACTGTGACGCGCAGTGCTACACCACGCCCTTCATCAATGGCGAGGCCAACATCGAGGGTTACGGGTCGTGCTGTAATGAGATG GATATCTGGGAGGCCAACTCCCGCGCGGTCCACGTGGCGCCGCACCCGTGCAATCAGACGGGCGTCTACCTCTGCGAGGGTGAGGAGTGCGCCTTCGAGGGCGTCTGCGACAAGAACGGCTGCGCCTGGAACCCGTATCGCGTCAACACCCCGGGCACCTACGGCCGCGGCCCGGAGTTCAAAGTCGACACGACGCGGCCCTTCACCGTCATCACGCAGTTCCCGGCCGACGCTGCGGGCGTCCTGACCGAGATCCACCGGCTCTACATCCAGgacggccgcctcgtccgcagCGAGGTCGTCAACAACCCGGACCTGCCGCAGGTCAACTACCTCAACGACGAGTTCTGCGAGGCGACGGGCTCCCGGCGCTTCATGGACCTCGGCGCGCACCGCGAGATGGGCGAGTCCTTCAACCGGGGCGTGGTGCTCGCCTTCAGCATCTGGtgggacgccggcggcggcatgcgCTGGCTGGACGGCGCGCCCGAGGCCGGGCCGTGCGACGCCACCGAGGGCTTCCCCGAGaacgtcgtcaaggtcgagcCGAACCCCGTCGTGACCTTCAGCAACATCAAGTGGGGGGAGCTCGGTTCAACCTTCAAGCCGACGTGCAAGAACAAGCCGAGGAACCTTTGA